Genomic DNA from Telopea speciosissima isolate NSW1024214 ecotype Mountain lineage chromosome 2, Tspe_v1, whole genome shotgun sequence:
AAGATGTATCAAAGGGGTGTTGATCCATACCTTTTCAGTTGTAGGGTGCTGATTAAAGGGGTGCTGATCCACTTCTTGAgacaaaatgggaaacaaaTTGGATCAATCTTCAAAGAAATATCCACACAGAGACAGTGAGAGCTAGggagaatatgagagagagagagagagagacagagagacagagagagggaaagagtaCAACTAGCACATTTGATGGGcatatatgtaaaaaaaaaaaaatagtgtttaTGCATATAGAAGCATGAAATAGTGATGCCAGAATGGAATCTTTTATGCAGTCTAATTCTTATAATTATCATAGGTTTTAGGCCTGAGTTGTTCTGTTATTCTACATTTTGATAGTTTCCAAAGCTGCTTCTGATTTGATTTCTTGTGTTGATAGTCAATTTATGATTGGTTTTAGGCCTTCTCTTTTTTATAGGTTATTGAGAAAGTTAGGGTACCATCATATGGATAAGAGTTGGATTCATAAGTCACGGGATCGTGGATTCCGTGCGGGCGATATATATGAAGCTGGTGTAAATGGCTTCCTAAACTTTGCTTTTTCCAAAGTACCCATAGGAGAGAAGATTTTATGCCCATGTGTAAATTGCATTAATCAACGATTGGGAACATGGGATGAAGTGTTTGACCACTTGATAGTTGATGGAATTATGACTGGTTACACGATATGGAGTTTCCATGGGGACGACATATCTTCAAATACCACAGTGACAGAAAATGTTACagttgatgaagaagatgaagatattGTTAACATGCATGACATACTTCAAGATGCATTTCCCGGTCAAACCTTTGAAGGAGTTGGTGTTGGTACCACAAGTGGACACACAGAGGAAATAAGAGATGATTCACAAAAATTGCATAGATTGATGCAAGAAGCAGAGAAGGCATTATATCCAAAATGTAATAAATTCATAAATCGTCATTCATGTTGCATTATATCACATAAAGTGCCTATGCAATGGAGTGACAAATCTTTCTCTATGTTAttggatttattgaagaaagcaCTACCACAAGGTAACACCTTGCCGAATTCTTTATATGAAGCAAAGAAGATGGTTAAGGACTTGGGACTCAGTTACAACAAGATCGATGCATGCCCCAATGATTGTATGCTATATTGGAAGGATGCATCTAATGAAAAGTCTTATCGCATTTGTGGGGCATCAAGGTATGAATCCAAAAGCAAAGTTCCAGAAAAAACATTACGTCACTTCCCTTTGATACCAAGGGTTCAAAGATTGTATAGGTCATCAGTAACATCATCTGACATGAGATGGCATAAAGATGGACGTATAGATGATGGAAAAATACGCCATCCTGCAGACGCAGAAGCATGGAAGGACCTTTGACAGACAACATCCAACTTTCAGTGCCGATCCACGGAATGTTAGGCTGGGGATAACAAGTGATGGATTTAATCCTTTTAATATGAAGAATTCATACAGCATGTGGCCTGTTGTTGTCGTGCCATATAAGTTACCACCATGGAAGTGCATGAAGCAAACATCATTCATGTTGACATTACTAATTCCAGGTCCAAATCAGCCTGGAAATGATATAGATGTGTATTTACAGCCTTTGATAGATGAATTGAAGTTGTTGTGGGATGGTGTTGACACCTATGATGCATTAAAGAAAGAGTCGTTCCGTTTACGTGCCTGTCTTTTATGGACAATCAATGACTTTCCTGCATATGCTAACCTTTCAGGCTGGAGCACTAAGGGTGCATTGGCATGCCCTTGTTGCAACAAAGACACCATGTCAACTTGGCTAAAACACAGTCGTAAGCATTGTTACCTAGGCCATCGTCGGTTTCTCAAAGCAAATCATCAATTTCGATTGGATAAGAGAGGTTTCAATGGTAGTGTTGAGTTTGGGCTGGAACCACAACCCCTTTCAGGTACTGCTTTGCTAGCACAAATGGAAGGTGTGAAATTTCCTGCATTTGGTAAGGAGCCTAAGAAGGATAATGCCAATAAACGGAAGAGGGTGGTAGGTCGAAATGAACTACCATTTAATTGGAAGAAGAGAAGTTTATTCTTTGAATTGCCCTATTGGAAGGATAATCTACTTTGTCATAATTTGGATGTCATGCATATAGAAAAGAATGTGTGTGACAACATCATTAATACGTTGTTGGAATTGAAAGGGAAATCAAAGGATAAGCTGAGAGGCCCGACTAGATTTGAAAGACATGAACATTAGACCATCTCTACATCCACAGAGGATAGAGGGAGCTCCAAAGTGATTGTACCTCCAAGAAGCCATACAATGTCCAAGGTAGAAAAAGAACAGTTTTGCAAAGCTTTAGAGGGTTTGAAGGTCCCCGATGGTTATTCGGAAACATATCACGTTATGTGAAAGTCTGAAAGGGATATATCTGGAATGAAAAGCCATGATTGTCATGTTTTAATGCAGCAACTCCTTCCTCTAGCAATGTGTACATCCAATGAATAATGTGAAGTTGGTGTTTGTCGTGCGGGTTCTTTCGATGTCTATGTGCAAAAATTGCTACAAAGGATGATTTGAACCAACTTAAAGCAAATATTGTAGAAACCCTATGCAATCAAGAGAGGATATTCCCTCCTACATTCTTTGATGTTATGGTTCATCTATTGGTTCATTTACCACGAGAAGTATTATTGGGTGGACCAGTCCATTATAGATGGATGTACCCTTTTGAAAGGTTAGTCATTATTCTATTTGCATTAATTTTGTatgtttgatttcttttatttatttttgttttcatgtAGTAACTTTGCATGCTAATAGGTTCAACAAGACCCTTAAGGATTACAAACGTAATAATAGACACGTAGAAGGGTCTATTGCGAGGGATACATTGCAAATGAATGTCCGACATTTTGTTCTGTGCATATCAAAGTACTTGAGACGCGTTTAACCCGTCCAAATAGGAATGTTGATAACAAAAATCTACAAATGGAACAACAACATTGGATTTTTTCATGCAAAGGTAGACCTTTAGGAGCTGCTACAATGGTGCAATTAGACTGGAAAAACATCCAACAAGCACATCGATATGTTCTCTTGCATTATGAACCCATTGATAAATATCGGAAGTAAGTGTCAAGATTAATATTACTTTACTTCACTTCAATCAAGTCTTCGTTTTCCCTAATAGGACTTCTCTAAATGTAGGGTCCATTTAGAAGTGCTTAAAGAGAACCTAAGCTATAAGGTTCGACAACAACAAAGAGAGAAGGTGCATGCACAGCAATTCACTGAATGGTTTAGAAGTCATGTGAGCAGTATTAAATTTTTTTGCTTTaagtttttttatataaaaaacaCCTACCTTTGATTGTCTCCATAACAACAAATGTTGAATTGAGTAGGTGAACAAGCTACGGGAAAGTAGAGAAGTAGTACCTCACATTATTCAAAGGCTAGCCCAGGGTCCAAATCGGGAAGTAAAGAAATACAAGGGGTACATATTGAATGGTGTACGTTTTCACACCAAGGATCGTGAAGCCAATCGACGAACTCAGAATAGCGGAGTCTTAGTAACGGCAACAACATCTTGTTGCAGTAGTCGTAGGGACAATAAGCCCCGTTATGGAAATCTGCATTACTATGGTGTGTTGAAGGAAGTGGTTGAGTTGGAATATTCAGCGGACTTGAAGACAATGTTATTCCACTGTGACTGGGCTGAAACAAGCAATAGGGCAATGTTTAAAGAAAATATTGGTTTCACACGTGTGAACTTCAATCATTTGATGCATACTGGTAAACATTTATCTGATGACCCATTTGTCTTCCCTGGCCAAGCAGAGCAAGTGTTTTATGCATCAGACCCTATCAACCAAGGCTGGGTTATTGCTCTTAAAAGCATCATTGCGCGATGTGTTTGATACGAATGGTGTTGTGGAAGAAGACTATATTCAAGAACACCAACATATGACCATGCAAACTAGGGACCTGAGACGAGTAAATATTGGAGATGTCGAACTTAGTTGGGAAAGGACAGACTTGGAGGGAACAACAATTGATGCAACTAACTGATCTTAGTTCTGTTACAGTTTTTGGATTATAGATCTTATATATTATAACTTTTTTCTCGTGGCAAGGTGCATACTGTGCTtaacttctctttatttgttttaagtTCGCACTTGACAAGCACATATACTTATTATAATTGTGATTTTGTTCCAATGCAGGTTTAGGTGATGGCTGAGCAATAGAGTTCTGGGGACCCTAATGCCTCAtagtcatcatcatctacaAGTACAACATTCGGTTTCTAGTTTTAAATACTTAATAATTAGGCTGATTGCATTAATTGGACACCACATTAATCACTAATACTTTCACATTTTTTAATCGTAGGTCGTAAGAGAGGGCGCACAAGAGGCCTTTCCATCAATTCAAGGACTGGCTCTAATAAGAAAGATTTGGAATTAGATAAGCATGACATTGTAGTTGGCGCTAATGCAATGAGGCATCCACATACTGGACTACTTGCTAGGATGCCAACCCGCTACCATTAAACAATCTCGATGGAGAAAGGTTCCGAATCATCATAAAGAAGATGCGTGGAAGAAAATTGAGGTATGGTGATATCCCATCTTATTTTCACTATAAGATTGATCTAATTGCATAGGTAAGTATTGATTTTCTATTTGGGTTTAGACTTGTACTAATTGAATTTGTTTAATAGGAAAAATTTAATGTTTCGAAAGATGCCCAACGTGTTATTTTCATGAGAATGAGCCACTCATGGCGGGATTTCAAGGCCGCTCCGAAAAAGAGACAGAGATAAAATATCCTAATTTTTATAATGCTCCCGCCCCATCGATCCCGTAGACATTCCAATGATCAATGGGCATACCTCATAGGGAAGTGGACATCCGAGAACCGCGggtaatatgttttttttagaCAATGAATTGTTCGATTTCATTTTacttaattaagtatgac
This window encodes:
- the LOC122650634 gene encoding uncharacterized protein LOC122650634 is translated as MDKSWIHKSRDRGFRAGDIYEAGVNGFLNFAFSKVPIGEKILCPCVNCINQRLGTWDEVFDHLIVDGIMTGYTIWSFHGDDISSNTTVTENVTVDEEDEDIVNMHDILQDAFPGQTFEGVGVGTTSGHTEEIRDDSQKLHRLMQEAEKALYPKCNKFINRHSCCIISHKVPMQWSDKSFSMLLDLLKKALPQGNTLPNSLYEAKKMVKDLGLSYNKIDACPNDCMLYWKDASNEKSYRICGASRYESKSKVPEKTLRHFPLIPRVQRLYRSSVTSSDMRWHKDGRIDDGKIRHPADAEAWKDL